From a single Nakaseomyces glabratus chromosome F, complete sequence genomic region:
- the PET309 gene encoding Pet309p (CAGL0F01573g~Ortholog(s) have mRNA binding, translation regulator activity and role in mitochondrial respiratory chain complex IV biogenesis, positive regulation of mitochondrial translational initiation), with protein MKLPLVVPKIAKTCVPKVLPAAMDQSIRSMICKQEKNMSQTEMATLTSYFTDTFPIQQLSAGNRQLVMKWLAKRNAYEVLAKLETDYLYSASKLLKDERESPQATLQEIRLYLKALARLRRYDELDHLMSSLIKKYALTKTRDMLLLIGTVCHECCSPALGKNSSDVIEFYKRWPAWMKLLTGHADFSQKKENRYNIGTIISTINVVKKLDGQIYKVFDYLKDTHGPTLCSEFGSTLMSILNRDKDTKMIQLIWEYKHAHQLPLSSYDLTRIMQTKIVERDYKGAVNVYINNPSAHLDVKQFDYLLIALSKTYDWSALQDQFNALFGIGKLPSIEQYGIVMAALATQGELESVDQLYQQLLRRGLIPNFMVIRALLEVHFRSGDYRGCFEHFELFDKYGISPSMGTYTVMFNVYKKINDIDGALRFLRKITNTNKSMIREKHFLVLMQLCSKFTNHLIAEELFNIMQTNYDITPSASSVAVLIKVYLDSEQDMKALSLFKKFRKETENPFKYIEVFNAILPYFIKTHQIQECESLFKEMSIHCERLDAEYMRNFIKYFIDAKKDVDAAKDLLFSLIKSNRSLVDETLFERVMEKYDELENDQMIIELYRLTNEIDMPINSKILLYLMKASYRVHVIQEENLNKFLELFEQTLTSVSSGTLNITTNSIHPSIINWFVRSLSKSHLTDRAIELLNKYTNILFDDKSPDKLRFDNQFTTMRSKLVYYGECEQWDNFEDIFEDFLNRIEYLENRPSRTVKNLRMKSIFNGILTYRLRNLVARKKFEEIPKLIEYLHKHEFTITNQFLNEAVSYMFLDSRTIEEALRISNDKLIHGFNLLNKKKHLQANEYRYNRHDTSWLLAQVKKNPGKFSTDMHMTWATFTDATCAIDRYLNKFSLEKKDNILRNFIEKYPYFMKSYLMKERELVKDWKQIESNHANYFKKLRDTKRTVFVSEF; from the coding sequence ATGAAGTTACCTCTGGTGGTCCCTAAGATAGCTAAAACATGCGTCCCGAAAGTGTTGCCCGCAGCTATGGATCAGTCCATAAGGAGCATGATCTGTAAGCAAGAGAAAAATATGTCACAGACCGAAATGGCTACGCTTACATCCTATTTCACAGACACCTTCCCTATACAGCAACTTTCCGCTGGAAACAGACAACTTGTAATGAAATGGCTCGCGAAGCGGAACGCATATGAAGTACTGGCAAAGCTCGAGACAGATTATCTTTATAGTGCAAGCAAGCTTCTAAAGGACGAAAGAGAAAGTCCTCAGGCAACTTTGCAAGAGATAAGATTATATCTGAAGGCATTGGCTCGACTGAGGAGGTATGACGAATTAGATCATCTAATGTCAAGTTTGATAAAAAAGTATGCTTTAACCAAGACGAGAGATATGTTATTACTGATAGGAACAGTATGCCATGAATGTTGCTCACCAGCACTAGGAAAGAACTCTTCTGATGTTATAGAATTCTACAAGCGTTGGCCTGCATGGATGAAGCTCTTAACTGGTCATGCTGATTTTTCAcagaaaaaggaaaatagaTACAACATAGGAACAATTATTTCTACTATCAACGTGGTAAAAAAGTTAGATGGGCAAATATACAAGGTATTTGATTATTTGAAAGACACCCATGGCCCAACTCTATGCTCTGAATTCGGATCAACGCTAATGTCAATTCTTAACAGAGACAAGGATACTAAAATGATTCAGCTAATATGGGAGTACAAACATGCACATCAACTCCCGTTATCATCATATGATCTGACAAGGATTATGCAAACGAAAATTGTGGAAAGGGACTACAAAGGTGCTGTGAATGTTTATATAAATAACCCGTCGGCCCATCTTGATGTGAAACAATTTGACTATCTATTGATCGCGTTGTCTAAAACCTATGATTGGTCTGCATTACAAGACCAGTTCAATGCACTATTTGGAATTGGGAAATTACCAAGCATTGAACAGTACGGGATAGTTATGGCTGCTCTTGCAACTCAGGGTGAACTTGAGAGTGTTGACCAACTGTACCAGCAATTATTGAGACGTGGACTGATTCCAAATTTTATGGTCATTAGAGCTTTACTCGAAGTACACTTCAGATCTGGCGACTATCGAGGATGCTTCGAGCATTTTGAACTGTTCGATAAGTACGGAATTTCTCCATCAATGGGAACTTACACTGTTATGTTCAATgtttacaaaaaaataaatgatatCGATGGTGCTCTGAGATTCTTAAGGAAGATaacaaacacaaataaATCTATGATACGTGAAAAGCACTTTTTAGTTCTTATGCAACTCTGCTCAAAATTTACTAATCACCTAATTGCTGAAGaattatttaatatcaTGCAAACAAATTATGATATAACaccttcagcttcttctgtCGCGGTGTTAATAAAAGTCTACCTGGATTCTGAGCAAGATATGAAGGCACTCTCTTTGTTTAAAAAGttcagaaaagaaactgaaaaccCTTTCAAGTATATTGAAGTCTTCAATGCAATTTTACCgtattttatcaaaactCATCAAATACAAGAATGTGAAtctcttttcaaagaaatgtCAATACATTGTGAGAGGTTAGATGCCGAGTATATGAGGAATTTCATAAAGTATTTCATTGATGCGAAAAAGGACGTTGATGCCGCAAAGGACCTATTATTTTCACTTATCAAGAGCAATAGATCTTTGGTGGATGAAACCCTTTTTGAAAGAGTAATGgaaaaatatgatgaacTAGAGAATGATCAAATGATAATTGAACTATACAGACTTACGAATGAAATTGACATGCCAATAAATTCTAAGATTTTACTGTATCTGATGAAAGCATCATATAGAGTTCATGttattcaagaagaaaacttaAACAAGTTCCTGGAGTTATTTGAACAAACTCTTACAAGTGTGTCTAGTGGAACACTTAATATTACTACTAACAGCATCCATCCATCCATAATAAATTGGTTTGTGCGGTCCTTATCAAAGTCACATCTAACTGATAGAGCGATCGAATTGCTGAATAAATACACTAACATACTATTTGATGACAAATCTCCAGATAAACTGAGATTTGATAATCAATTCACTACTATGAGGTCAAAATTAGTTTACTACGGTGAATGCGAGCAGTGGGATAACTTTGAGgatatatttgaagacTTTTTAAATCGAATAGAATATTTGGAAAACCGGCCATCCAGAACTGTGAAAAATCTTCGAATGAAATCTATTTTTAACGGTATATTAACCTATAGATTGAGAAATTTGGTAgccagaaaaaaatttgaagaaataccaaaacTGATCGAATATTTACACAAGCATGAGTTTACTATTACAAATCAATTTCTCAATGAGGCAGTCTCATACATGTTCCTAGATTCTAGGACTATAGAAGAAGCCTTGAGAATAAGTAATGATAAGTTGATACACGGTTTCAACTtattgaacaagaaaaaacacTTACAGGCCAATGAATATAGGTATAATCGTCACGATACCTCTTGGCTGCTGGCACAAGTTAAGAAAAACCCCGGTAAATTTTCAACTGATATGCACATGACGTGGGCTACATTCACTGATGCTACCTGTGCCATCGACAGGTATCTGAATAAGTTTTCCCTTgagaaaaaagataatattcttCGCAATTTCATAGAAAAGTATCCGTATTTTATGAAAAGTTATTtgatgaaagaaagagaattgGTAAAGGACTGGAAGCAAATTGAATCCAACCACGCCaattatttcaagaaattaagAGACACAAAAAGAACTGTATTTGTTTCGGAATTTTAA
- the SPC3 gene encoding signal peptidase complex subunit SPC3 (CAGL0F01595g~Ortholog(s) have peptidase activity, role in protein targeting to ER, signal peptide processing and signal peptidase complex localization), protein MYSLSQRINQVFNVAVLYGGVIVVLVALVSQWQLIHDNAFGLSSSIGGVSPSFNVRTSRYYGSVKGQPKENMRIEFDLDADLSPLFNWNTKQVFVYLTASYNGTEKARGHTVNTVTLWDKIIKTPKEAELHLEHAKGKYPVWDLEDKFSGKDLTFELQWNIQPWVGILTFGQTTGSEVVKVEPKKKPSPTPNADASQQEQQQQHQQPKKKKRVPKNANA, encoded by the coding sequence ATGTATTCCTTGTCGCAGCGTATTAACCAGGTGTTCAACGTTGCCGTGCTTTATGGTGGTGTGATTGTTGTTTTGGTAGCGCTGGTATCGCAATGGCAACTGATCCATGACAATGCGTTTGGGTTGAGTTCCAGCATTGGTGGTGTTTCTCCTAGTTTTAATGTTAGAACCAGTAGGTACTATGGTTCTGTGAAAGGTCAACCAAAGGAGAACATGAGGATTGAATTTGACTTAGATGCTGACTTGTCTCCGCTATTCAATTGGAACACGAAACAAGTATTTGTATACCTAACAGCTAGTTATAACGGTACTGAGAAGGCTAGGGGCCATACAGTTAACACTGTTACCCTTTGGGATAAGATTATTAAAACTCCAAAGGAGGCAGAATTGCATTTGGAGCACGCTAAGGGTAAGTACCCGGTGTGGGATTTGGAAGACAAATTTTCAGGTAAAGACCTTACTTTTGAATTGCAATGGAACATTCAACCATGGGTAGGTATATTGACCTTTGGTCAAACTACTGGAAGCGAGGTAGTAAAAGTTGAGccaaaaaagaaacctTCCCCAACTCCTAACGCTGACGCTAGTCAACaagaacagcaacaacagcatcagcaaccaaagaagaagaagagggTGCCAAAGAATGCCAACGCATGA